A window of Verrucomicrobiota bacterium contains these coding sequences:
- a CDS encoding RES domain-containing protein, protein MGEAWRIVKRKHAAAAFDGEGARLNGGRWNSVGVRAVYVSVTKSLAALETLVHLKLPVTSKYVAIPLRFHDALVETFPPATLPDGWDAEPPSLISQQIGDAWVKNAQSALLALPSVITGETNFLINPAHSDFAKIKIGKPEPFSFDPRLVT, encoded by the coding sequence ATGGGCGAAGCTTGGCGCATCGTGAAGCGGAAGCACGCGGCCGCCGCCTTCGATGGCGAGGGCGCAAGGCTCAATGGCGGTCGCTGGAACTCCGTCGGCGTGCGCGCGGTTTATGTGAGCGTCACCAAATCGCTGGCCGCATTGGAAACGCTGGTCCATTTGAAACTGCCGGTGACGTCCAAATACGTCGCCATCCCGCTCCGGTTCCACGATGCGTTGGTGGAAACCTTCCCGCCCGCCACGCTGCCGGACGGATGGGATGCCGAGCCGCCCTCCCTGATCTCGCAACAAATCGGCGATGCCTGGGTGAAAAACGCCCAATCCGCACTGCTCGCCCTGCCCAGCGTCATCACCGGCGAAACCAACTTCCTCATCAATCCGGCGCATTCTGACTTTGCCAAAATCAAGATCGGCAAACCTGAGCCGTTCAGCTTCGATCCCCGGTTGGTCACTTGA
- a CDS encoding DUF1501 domain-containing protein, whose protein sequence is MNPSFARELLAERSRFLARRWFLRDCALGLGGIALSSLLHRNASAKEAAALASAPAGPMAPKHPHYPARAKRVIYLFQAGAPSQLDLFDPKPALAKWNGKPVPKEVVKDQTYAFIKPDAALYASEFKFSRHGQSGAEISEAMPHLAGVADDVAFIRSMTTDAFNHAPGQIFMNTGSQLFGRPSMGAWVTYGLGSESQDLPGFVVLSSAGGLSGGSGNFGCGFLPTVFQGVPFRRTGDPVLYLSNPPGVSGSVQRRTLDAIKELNQQRLGAVGDPEIATRINSFEMAYRMQASAPELMDLSKEPKSILDLYGVEPGKASYAANCLLARRLIERGVRFVQLFHEAWDHHSDVKGGVNAQCQLTDKANAALVRDLKQRGLLEDTLVVWGGEFGRTPMVEASIELGRKLGRDHHPQAFTVWMAGGGVKPGVTVGATDDFGFHVVKDRVHVHDLHATLLHLLGFDHTRLTFRFQGRDFRLTDVHGDVVNQVLA, encoded by the coding sequence ATGAATCCTTCCTTCGCTCGCGAACTGCTCGCCGAAAGATCCCGTTTCCTCGCGCGCCGCTGGTTCCTGCGTGATTGCGCGCTCGGACTCGGCGGCATCGCCCTGTCCTCCCTGCTCCATCGGAACGCTTCCGCCAAGGAGGCCGCAGCTCTCGCGTCCGCTCCCGCCGGTCCCATGGCGCCCAAACACCCCCACTATCCGGCTCGCGCCAAACGCGTCATTTACCTTTTCCAGGCAGGCGCTCCCAGCCAACTCGACCTGTTCGATCCCAAGCCCGCCCTGGCCAAGTGGAATGGCAAACCCGTGCCCAAAGAAGTCGTCAAAGACCAAACCTACGCCTTCATCAAGCCGGACGCCGCCCTCTACGCGTCCGAGTTCAAATTCTCGCGCCACGGCCAATCCGGAGCCGAGATCAGCGAAGCCATGCCTCACCTGGCCGGCGTGGCGGATGACGTCGCCTTCATCCGTTCGATGACCACGGACGCCTTCAACCACGCGCCCGGCCAGATCTTCATGAACACCGGCTCGCAACTGTTCGGCCGTCCCAGCATGGGCGCCTGGGTCACCTACGGACTCGGCAGCGAATCCCAAGATTTACCGGGCTTCGTCGTGCTCAGCTCGGCCGGCGGGCTCAGCGGCGGCTCGGGCAATTTCGGCTGTGGTTTCCTGCCCACGGTGTTTCAGGGCGTTCCGTTCCGCCGCACCGGCGATCCCGTGCTCTACCTCTCGAATCCACCCGGCGTGTCCGGCTCGGTGCAACGGCGCACGCTGGACGCCATCAAAGAACTCAACCAGCAGCGGCTGGGCGCGGTGGGAGACCCTGAGATCGCCACACGCATCAACTCCTTCGAAATGGCCTATCGCATGCAGGCGAGCGCCCCCGAGCTCATGGACCTTTCGAAGGAACCCAAGTCCATCCTCGACCTCTATGGCGTCGAACCCGGCAAGGCTTCTTACGCCGCCAATTGTCTTCTGGCCCGCCGCCTGATCGAACGAGGCGTCCGCTTCGTGCAGCTTTTTCACGAGGCTTGGGACCACCACAGCGATGTGAAGGGGGGCGTGAATGCCCAATGCCAGCTGACGGACAAAGCGAACGCCGCGCTGGTCAGGGACCTCAAACAGCGCGGACTCCTCGAGGATACCCTGGTGGTTTGGGGCGGCGAGTTTGGGCGCACGCCGATGGTCGAGGCCAGCATCGAACTCGGACGTAAACTCGGACGCGATCATCATCCGCAGGCCTTCACCGTATGGATGGCTGGGGGAGGCGTGAAGCCGGGTGTGACGGTCGGTGCCACCGACGATTTCGGTTTTCACGTGGTCAAGGACCGGGTTCACGTGCATGACCTGCACGCCACGCTGCTGCACCTGCTGGGATTTGACCACACGCGCCTGACCTTCCGCTTCCAGGGCCGCGACTTCCGCCTGACCGACGTGCATGGCGACGTCGTCAACCAAGTCCTGGCCTGA
- a CDS encoding DUF2384 domain-containing protein has protein sequence MSNPWTKPLPKKFTVKPVARRKAAPVALKKAIGGVVSSCVHGPSGKLTFAPAKLVEVLRVGLPVQELNDLQATLAVPMDKLAPMLGISKATLHRRKIEGRLDQAESDRVVRYARLMGKAVEVMESEENARQWLHSPQFGLGGAVPLEYAETEVGAREVENLLGRIEYGVYS, from the coding sequence ATGAGCAATCCCTGGACCAAACCGTTGCCGAAGAAATTCACCGTCAAGCCGGTCGCCCGCCGCAAGGCCGCGCCGGTGGCGCTTAAGAAAGCCATCGGCGGCGTTGTCAGCTCCTGCGTTCACGGGCCGTCTGGCAAGCTGACCTTTGCTCCGGCCAAGCTCGTTGAAGTGCTCCGCGTCGGCCTGCCGGTCCAGGAACTCAACGACCTGCAAGCCACCCTCGCCGTGCCGATGGACAAGCTCGCGCCCATGCTCGGCATTTCCAAGGCCACGCTTCATCGGCGCAAGATCGAGGGCCGGCTCGATCAGGCGGAGTCCGACCGCGTCGTCCGCTACGCCCGCTTGATGGGGAAGGCCGTGGAAGTCATGGAGTCCGAGGAAAATGCCCGGCAGTGGCTCCATTCACCGCAGTTCGGCCTTGGCGGCGCTGTGCCCCTCGAATATGCCGAAACTGAAGTCGGCGCACGCGAAGTTGAGAATCTCCTGGGCCGCATCGAATACGGAGTCTATTCCTGA
- a CDS encoding DUF1549 domain-containing protein: MIAGQPEVEHQRPHRRMHEVGGHFSNREGTVGVDATLEVPVSIRTRASETPRAYCCTMTRDLSCSPPPWPAWLPLLIALMSVSFGSSRSLEADESRPSSAQNSRNHWAFQLPPRPEPPPSRFRKFVRNPIDAFVHARLEREKLTPSPEADKPTLLRRLHLDLTGLPPSPAEVDAFMQDRRPDAYSRGVEKLLDSPHYGERWGRHWLDAARYADSNGFEKDRTRTIWPYRDWVIRAVQHDLPFDQFTLHQLAGDLLPHPTTEQRVATGFLRNSMLNEEGGVEPEKFRVDAMIDRVDAVGRTWLGLTIACAQCHDHKYDPVSQREYFRFYSLLNQDAETHVEVPTPAQAAQREAILKHARELESQCRASIPHLDERLKTWVQSQSSRAGSWIPIDSSEWHSQPMKYEKQEDLSFLGGGDATMDTVIRVWWDSSIEGITGFRLEAMTDANLPLNGPGLRADGSFNVAEFVVETTPLSDLKQDLHQPATNRVEFARAMADAEAKHWEASKTIDGETTRGGWANAFTAGRRNQSRRLVLQARNPVGSKQGLRYLITIHSKAQQTGLPNQALGRFRISYTTAPGTLSVDPFTEAQRELFTSGQVLSSSQQSELFQIFRLHQPELVEWNQRLDDAWKGWPSTITSLALQQRPVPRKTRIFHRGDWTKPTKIVEGGVPAILPPLPLEAPRNRLGLAQWLVSTNQPLTARVMVNRVWQTYFGQGLVPTPEDFGTRAESPSHPELLNWLAWEWMSPRTIASSAERHRPLVPWSLKHLHRLIVHSWTYRQRSNMTPEMLERDPYNRLLARASRFRVEAEVIQDIALKASGLLSPKVGGPSVFPPLPEGFMQLAYGPIPWNISEGEDRYRRSLYTFWKRSVPFPTMVTFDAPPAEQSCVRRTRSNTPLQALTTLNEPTFNHAARWLAYRAIREGGDSDRARLNYAFKLCVARAPAPKELQTLARLLEDTAREYEKQPQEAARAAFLDPKAPPPLPDGVSVPQLAAWASVARALLNLDETVTRE, translated from the coding sequence ATGATCGCAGGTCAGCCGGAAGTGGAGCACCAACGCCCTCACCGCCGGATGCACGAAGTAGGTGGGCATTTCTCCAATCGCGAAGGCACAGTCGGCGTTGATGCGACCCTCGAAGTCCCCGTCTCGATCCGGACTCGCGCCTCGGAAACACCTCGTGCATACTGCTGCACCATGACGCGCGACCTCTCCTGCTCTCCTCCTCCATGGCCCGCTTGGCTCCCGCTGCTGATCGCGCTGATGTCCGTTTCATTCGGCTCAAGCCGGTCACTGGAAGCCGACGAGTCACGCCCATCTTCTGCCCAAAACTCCAGGAACCATTGGGCTTTTCAGTTGCCACCCCGGCCCGAGCCGCCGCCATCGCGTTTCCGAAAGTTCGTGCGCAACCCCATCGACGCGTTCGTCCACGCACGGCTCGAGCGCGAGAAACTCACACCCTCGCCCGAGGCGGACAAACCCACACTCCTCCGCCGGCTCCACCTCGATTTGACGGGACTTCCGCCCAGCCCCGCCGAAGTCGACGCGTTCATGCAAGACCGCCGTCCCGATGCCTACTCGCGTGGGGTGGAAAAACTCCTCGATTCCCCGCACTACGGCGAGCGCTGGGGACGGCACTGGTTGGACGCGGCCCGCTACGCCGATTCCAATGGATTCGAGAAAGACCGCACACGCACGATCTGGCCTTACCGCGATTGGGTCATTCGCGCGGTTCAACACGATCTCCCCTTCGACCAATTCACGCTGCACCAACTCGCGGGCGACTTGCTGCCCCATCCCACCACGGAGCAGCGTGTAGCCACGGGATTCCTGCGCAATTCCATGCTCAACGAGGAGGGCGGCGTGGAACCGGAAAAATTCCGCGTCGATGCCATGATCGACCGGGTGGATGCCGTGGGACGCACCTGGCTCGGACTCACCATCGCCTGCGCCCAATGCCACGATCACAAATATGACCCCGTCTCCCAACGGGAGTACTTCCGCTTCTACTCCCTGCTCAACCAGGACGCAGAAACTCATGTGGAAGTCCCCACCCCAGCCCAGGCCGCTCAACGCGAAGCGATTTTGAAACACGCCCGGGAACTCGAAAGCCAATGTCGTGCTTCCATCCCCCATCTCGACGAGCGTCTGAAAACCTGGGTTCAATCCCAGTCGTCCCGCGCGGGATCCTGGATCCCGATCGATTCCTCGGAATGGCACAGCCAGCCCATGAAGTACGAGAAGCAAGAGGACCTTTCCTTCTTGGGCGGCGGAGACGCCACCATGGATACGGTCATCCGCGTGTGGTGGGACAGCTCGATCGAGGGCATCACGGGCTTCCGGCTCGAGGCCATGACCGACGCCAACCTGCCGCTCAACGGTCCCGGACTGCGCGCGGACGGGTCCTTCAATGTCGCCGAATTTGTGGTCGAGACCACTCCGTTATCCGACTTGAAACAAGACCTGCACCAACCCGCGACCAACAGGGTCGAATTCGCCCGGGCCATGGCCGACGCGGAAGCGAAACATTGGGAAGCCTCAAAGACGATCGACGGCGAAACCACACGCGGAGGCTGGGCCAACGCTTTCACCGCCGGCCGACGCAACCAGTCGCGCCGTCTCGTCCTGCAAGCGCGAAATCCCGTCGGCTCCAAACAAGGCCTGCGCTATCTCATCACCATCCACTCGAAAGCCCAGCAAACCGGCTTGCCCAATCAAGCGCTCGGACGCTTCCGCATCAGCTACACGACCGCCCCCGGCACGCTCTCCGTCGATCCCTTCACCGAAGCCCAGCGCGAACTGTTCACTTCCGGCCAAGTGCTTTCATCCAGCCAGCAGTCTGAACTCTTCCAAATTTTCCGCCTGCACCAACCTGAACTGGTGGAATGGAATCAAAGATTGGACGACGCCTGGAAAGGTTGGCCCTCCACCATCACCAGCCTGGCGCTCCAACAACGACCCGTGCCGCGGAAAACCCGCATCTTTCACCGCGGCGATTGGACCAAACCGACGAAGATCGTCGAAGGCGGTGTCCCCGCCATCCTTCCGCCCCTTCCTCTCGAAGCGCCCCGCAACCGCCTGGGCTTGGCGCAATGGCTGGTCTCGACCAACCAACCCCTGACGGCTCGGGTGATGGTCAATCGTGTTTGGCAGACTTACTTCGGCCAGGGCCTCGTCCCGACTCCGGAAGATTTTGGCACCCGTGCCGAATCGCCTTCCCACCCCGAACTCCTCAACTGGCTTGCCTGGGAATGGATGTCACCCCGCACGATCGCCTCCTCCGCGGAACGGCATCGTCCGCTCGTCCCCTGGAGCCTGAAACATCTGCATCGGCTCATCGTCCATTCCTGGACCTACCGCCAACGCTCGAACATGACGCCCGAAATGCTGGAAAGGGATCCCTACAACCGCCTCCTGGCCCGGGCGAGCCGATTCCGGGTGGAAGCCGAAGTCATCCAGGATATCGCGCTCAAGGCCTCGGGATTGCTCAGTCCCAAAGTGGGCGGCCCGAGTGTGTTTCCACCCCTGCCCGAAGGCTTCATGCAACTCGCCTACGGACCCATCCCTTGGAACATCAGTGAAGGCGAGGACCGTTACCGCCGCTCGCTCTATACTTTTTGGAAGCGATCGGTGCCTTTTCCCACCATGGTGACGTTTGACGCGCCGCCCGCCGAACAATCCTGCGTCCGCCGCACCCGCTCGAACACCCCGCTCCAGGCCCTCACCACGTTGAATGAACCCACCTTCAATCACGCCGCCCGTTGGCTCGCCTATCGAGCCATCCGCGAAGGCGGGGACAGCGATCGCGCCCGTCTCAACTACGCCTTCAAACTTTGCGTCGCCCGGGCACCCGCGCCCAAGGAACTTCAGACGTTGGCAAGGCTGCTCGAAGACACCGCCCGCGAATACGAAAAGCAACCCCAGGAGGCTGCCCGCGCCGCCTTTCTCGATCCCAAAGCCCCGCCGCCTTTGCCTGACGGCGTTTCGGTTCCACAGCTCGCGGCGTGGGCTTCGGTCGCCCGAGCCCTCTTGAATCTCGATGAAACCGTCACTCGCGAATAA